The Bradyrhizobium sp. CCBAU 051011 DNA segment CCGGCGCCATCTGCACCTCAGGTCACAGCATTGCGGCGCTGTGCGATTGCCATGCCCAGGACGGGCCCGGCACGAAGCACGGCTGGAGGGCCATGGGAGGCTGGAAGTTCGGTAACACTATCGACGGCACGCAGGCCGAGTACGTGCTCGTGCCCTACGCAACAGCGAATCTTGCACCAGTTCCGGATGGCCTGAGCGACGAGCAAGTGCTGATGTGCCCAGACATCATGTCCACCGGATTTTCTGGAGCGGAAAGCGGAGCCATTCGCATTGGTGACACGGTCGCTGTTTTTGCCCAAGGCCCTATTGGCCTGTGCGCGATCGCTGGTGCACGACTAATGGGCGCGACCACCATCATCGCCGTCGATTCCGTGCCCGCCCGCATGGAGATGGCCCGTCGCATGGGCGCTGACCACGTGGTGGACTTCACCAAAGCAAATCCGGTGTCGGAGATCATGCGGCTCACCGATGGTCGCGGGGTCGACGTGTCGATCGAGGCTCTCGGACGTCAGGAGACCTTCGAGGGGGCGCTGCGCGTGTTGCGACCCGGCGGCACGCTCTCGTCCTTGGGCGTCTACTCGGGCGACCTTAAAATCCCGCTCGATGCCTTCCTGGCCGGGCTCGGGGACCACACCATTCGGACTACGCTTTGTCCGGGCGGCAAGGAGCGCATGCGCCGTCTGATGGAAGTGATCGCATCGGGGCGGGTCGATACTCGTCCCCTCGTTACTCACCGCTTCAAGCTGGACGAGATCGAGAGGGCTTATGACCTATTCGCGAATCAGCGGGACGGAGTGCTGAAGGTGGCAATCACGCCGTGATGAGCATCAGATTTGTCGGGACACGGTAGTGA contains these protein-coding regions:
- a CDS encoding NAD(P)-dependent alcohol dehydrogenase, whose product is MKIKAAIFVEPGRIVLDQKRIPDVGPLDALVRITTTTICGTDVHILKGEYPVARGLTIGHEPVGVIEKLGSAVRGYTEGQRVIAGAICTSGHSIAALCDCHAQDGPGTKHGWRAMGGWKFGNTIDGTQAEYVLVPYATANLAPVPDGLSDEQVLMCPDIMSTGFSGAESGAIRIGDTVAVFAQGPIGLCAIAGARLMGATTIIAVDSVPARMEMARRMGADHVVDFTKANPVSEIMRLTDGRGVDVSIEALGRQETFEGALRVLRPGGTLSSLGVYSGDLKIPLDAFLAGLGDHTIRTTLCPGGKERMRRLMEVIASGRVDTRPLVTHRFKLDEIERAYDLFANQRDGVLKVAITP